The region ACCGGGGACGGCCCCGTGGACGCGGTGGTCAAGGCGGTGAACCGCATCACCGGCATCGAGGGGAAGGTGGTCGAATTCACCGTCCGCAGCGTCACCGGGGGGCGGGATGCCGTCGGGGAGGTGTTCATGAAGGTCGATTTCGGCAAGGCTTCGTTCATCGGGAAGGCGGCCAGTCTGGACATCGTCGACGCCAGCACCCGCGCCTACGTCGACGCGGTGAACAAATCGATTCACTACCAGCTGGCCCTGGAAGCCCAGAATGGCCGGGCCGAAGCCTGAAGCCGCGGGGGGCACCCGCCGAAGGACACCGGGGCCGGGACTCCGGGTGGCCGCGGGAACGCGGGTGGCCGTGCAGGGGGAACTCGGGTCCTTCTCGCACCGGGCGGCCTGCCGCCTGTTCGGACCCCGGATCGATCCGGTGCATTGCGCCTCCTTCGACGAGGCTTTCGGGGCGGTCCGGAAGAAGAAGGCGGACCTGGCCCTGGTCCCCATCGAAAACACGCTGGCCGGAAGCATTCACAAAAACTACGATCTGCTGGCCCGGCATTCCCTGGAGGTCATCGCCGAGACTTCGCTCCGCGTCGAGCACAGCCTGATCGTGCACCCGGGCGTCCCGATCGGGCGGATCCGCCGGATCTATTCGCACCCGGCCGCCCTGGACCAGTGCACCCGGCTGCTCGGCCGGCTGCGGGGGGTGGAGAGGAACACCTCCTACGACACGGCCGGAAGCGTCCGGTTCATCAGGGACCGGGGGATGCGCGACGCCGCCGCGATCGCCTCGGAGGATGCCGCCCGCATCTATGGAATGCAGGTGCTGTTGCGGGGGATCGAGGACGATCCGGAAAATTACACCCGGTTCCTCGCGCTGGCGCCCCGGAAACGGTACCCCCGGGGAGGCGAGAAGACCAGCATCGTGTTCGGGCTCCGCAACGAGCCGGGAATTCTCTTCAGGGCGCTGTCGGTATTCGCCCTGCGCAATATCGATCTCAGCAAAATCGAATCGCGCCCGATCCGCGGTCTCCCCTGGGAATACCTGTTTTACCTCGACCTGCGGATCGACGTCCGGAGCCGCGAGTGTGCGCACGCGCTCCGGCACCTGAGGGAACTCGCACCCTACCTCAAGGTGCTCGGTTCCTATCCCGTGTTCTGACCCGCATCCCCCTTCTCCATGCAGTGCTCCACCGCCCGCGACAGCTCGGGGAGGCTGTAGGGCTTGGGAAGCAGCGCGCTGAAGCCCAGCGCGGAACTCCTCTCGGGGTTGATCTGCTCGCTGTAGCCGGTGGAGATGACGATGGGGAGGCCGGGCCGGAGGCGCCACACCGACTCCGCCAGGGACATCCCGGTCAGCTGCGGCATGGTCTGGTCCGTGACGATCAGGTCGAACCGGCCGGGATCCCGGCTGAACAGCTCCAGGGCCCGCCGGCTGCTGGTTTCCCCCGTAACCTCGTAACCCAGTTTTTCCAGGAACCTCCTGCCGAGCTTCACGAGGGTTTCCTCGTCGTCCACGAACAGGATGCGGCCGCTTCCCCCCGCGGGGGCCGGGGCGGGGGGGCCGTCGTCGGCCGGCAGGTCGGCGGAGCGGGGGAGGCAGATGTGGAAACAGGTCCCTTTCCCCTGCGCACTGTCGAGGTGTACGCGCCCCCCGTGAGCCTGCACAATACCGTGAACCACCGCCAGGCCGAGGCCGTTCCCCTCCCCGGCGGGTTTCGTGGTGAAGTAAGGGTCGAAAATCCGCTTCTGGATCGCGGAGTCGATCCCCGGGCCCGTGTCGCAGACGCTCAGGCAGACATAGTCGCCGGGAGGCAGGTCCGGGAGACCCTCCGCCGGGCACCGTACCGGTTTGAGGGCCAGGTGCATTTTCCCTCCCGTGTCCTTGAGGGCATGCGCGGCGTTGGTGGCCAGGTTGACCACGACCTGGTGCATCTGGGTGGAGTCGGCCAGCACCGGCGGGCAGTCGGGCGCGATATCGGTCGTGATCTCGATGGTGGCGGGCAACGTGGCGCGCAGCAGGTCGAGCGCCTCCTCGAGAACCGGTTTCAGGTGGGTGGGGCGGCGCGGCTGTTCGAGTCTGCGGCTGAAGGCCAGGATCTGGTTGACGACATCGCGCGCGCGCCGGGCCGCCCGGGAGATCTGGCCCAGGTTCTCGCTTACCGGGTGTCCCGGGGGGAGATCGGGTTCCGACAGTTCGGCGTAGCCCAGGATCGCGGAGAGGATGTTGTTGAAGTCGTGGGCGATCCCCCCGGCGAGGTTTCCGACGGCCTCGATCTTCTGGGCCTGCCGGAGTTTCTCCTCGCTCCGGCGCAGGGCTTTTTCCGCCTCCTTGCGTCCGGTGATGTCCCTGGCGATTCCGTGACCTCCGGCGGGGACGCCGCCGGAGGAGAGGATCTCGCCGTTGACTTCCACCATGACCGGATGTCCTTCACGCGACCGCAACTCGCACTCCAGGGCGCCGCACTCCTCCCCCCCGGTCTTCTTTTCGATCCATTCCAGGACTTCGGCGCGTGATTGCGGGGCCACCAGTTCGAGAGGCTTCATCGCGAGCAGCTCCTCGGCGGGGTA is a window of Acidobacteriota bacterium DNA encoding:
- the pheA gene encoding prephenate dehydratase; protein product: MAGPKPEAAGGTRRRTPGPGLRVAAGTRVAVQGELGSFSHRAACRLFGPRIDPVHCASFDEAFGAVRKKKADLALVPIENTLAGSIHKNYDLLARHSLEVIAETSLRVEHSLIVHPGVPIGRIRRIYSHPAALDQCTRLLGRLRGVERNTSYDTAGSVRFIRDRGMRDAAAIASEDAARIYGMQVLLRGIEDDPENYTRFLALAPRKRYPRGGEKTSIVFGLRNEPGILFRALSVFALRNIDLSKIESRPIRGLPWEYLFYLDLRIDVRSRECAHALRHLRELAPYLKVLGSYPVF